TTGCGCTCGGGGCTGCGCCGCGGATCGCTGGGCGAGGCGAACCGGGGCCTGTTCGCGCTGGCCGCCCTCGCCGCGGTCCGCTTCTTCGACACCGACCTGGGCTTTCTCGTGCGCGGGGTCGGGTTCGTCGTCCTCGGACTGGCCTTCCTCGGTACCAACCTCTGGCTGCTGCGCCGGGGGAGGGAGGGGCGCTCGTGAAGCACCCGTGGCTTCCGGCGGCGGTCGTGCTCTGCGCGCTGCAGGCGGCCGTCCCCGCCGGCTCGATCGTCCGTTACGAGAAGACCCTCCGCGACGGAAAGCCGATCAAGCTCCGCGTGGAGCCGGTCGACCCCGCCGACGCCTTCCGCGGGCGGTTCGTCGCGATCCTGCCCACGCTGATCGCGCCGACGGACTCGATCCCGGGGGCGACGGGAATCGAGGCGTGGCGGTGGCGCGGCTGGGCGATCCTCGAGCCGGACGCCGACGGGTTCGCCCGGGTCGTCCGGGTGACCGACGTGAGGCCCGAAGGAGCCGACGCGCTGCGCGTCCGCTACGGCGGCCCGGCGTGGGACCGCGTCGACGGCGAGGAGCCTCGCCTGATCGGGGAGCGCCTGGTCAGCGAGCTCGACCGCTACTACATGAACGAGCGCCGGGCCCCCGCGGCCGAAGCCGCCTACCGCGAGCACGCCTCGCGCGCGAAGAACGACGCCTGGATCGCCGTGCGACTGCGCGACGGCGTCGGCGTCATCGAGGGGCTTTACGTCGACGGGCGGCCGATCGAGGAGGCGGCGCGGCCTTGACCGCCGGCCTCTTGACGACCGACTCGTAGTAGGCGATGAACTCCTTCGCCGAAACGCGCCGGAACATCTCGCCGACGACGTCGAGCGGAACGTCGTCGAGCGACTTGAACCGGATGCAGCATTTCCCCAGGTCGAGCTTCTTGCCGGCCGCGGCCCAGCGCTCGCGCAGCCAACGCTCTTCCTCGGGCTTCCCGTACACGGACATCACGTAGAGCGACATGTGCTGCTTCTGGGAGGCGAGACCGGCGAACGGAAGCGGTTGCTTCGGGTCGCAGTGATAGCCGGCCGGGTAGACGCGGTGGGGAACGGCGTACCCGATCATCCCGTACTGCATCCCCTCCTCGATGGGCTCGTCCATGTTGGCGAGGATCACCTTCCGGACCGCCTCGATCGCCTTGCGACGGTCGGGGGGAAGCGCGTCGAGGTACGCGCGAACCGTCCTGGCCTTGCTCTGCATCGTCGCTCTCCTCAGCCCGGCCGCGAGAGTCCGAGCTTCTTGATCCGGCTGCGCAGCGTGTTCGGGTGCATGTCGAGGACCCGCGCGGCGCCGCGCTCCCCCTCGATGACCCAGTTCGTCCTGGCGAGCGCGTCGAGGATCTGCCGTCGCTCGGAGGCCTTGAGCCCCGTCGACGGCTCGGGCTCGGCGGCCGCCGGGGCGGGCAGCAGCTCGACGGGGATGTCGAGGACGTCTCCCGACGCGAGGATCACCGCGCGCTCCAGGACGTTCTCGAGCTCGCGGACGTTCCCGGGCCAGAGGTAGGCGGACAGGCGGGCGACCGCCCCTTCGGGAATCGATCGGATGCGTTTCCCCACCCTGGCCCCGAACCGGTCCACGATGAAACGCGTGAGCAGCGGAATGTCGGACTTGCGCTCCCGCAGCGGCGGGAGGTGCAGCGGGAACACCGCGATCCGGTAGTAGAGGTCCTGGCGGAAGCGCCCCTCGGCCACCGCCCGCTGCAGGTCGCGGTTCGTCGCCGAGATGACGCGCACGTCCGCCCGGATCGTGACGTTTCCGCCGACGCGCTCGAACTCCTTCTCCTGCAGGACGCGGAGCAGCTTCACCTGTACGTCCGGCGGGATCTCCCCGACCTCGTCGAGGAAGATCGTGCCGCCGTGCGCGAGCTCGAACCGGCCGATCCGGCGGGCGATCGCGCCGCTGAACGCCCCGCGCTCGTGACCGAACAGCTCGCTCTCCACGAGGCCGGTGGGGAGCGCGGCGCAGTTGACCTTGATGAGGGGCTTCTCGCGGCGGGGGCTGCGCGAGTGGACCGCGCGGGCGATCAGCTCCTTGCCGGTCCCGGTCTCGCCGGTGATGAGCACCGCGGCGTCCGTCGGCGCGACGCGGCCCACCGCGTCGAGGACGCGCAGCAGCGCGGGGGAGCTCCCGACGATCTCCTCGTAGTTGTGGACCGTCTGGATCTCCTCGCGGAGGTAGAGGTTCTGCTCCTCGAGGCGGGCCTTCTCGCGCGCCATCCGAACCTGGTCGGTGATGTCCACGATCATGGTGCGCGTGTGTTTTCCGTCGGGCTCGGGGCGCGACCACCAGCGAACCCAGACCGGGCGGCCGTCGTCCTTCCGGCGCAGCTCGAGCTCGACCCAGGAGAACTCGGCGCCTCGCGTCTTCATCGCCGCGAGCGCCTGCTCGACGCGCCGGACGTTCTCCGGGTCGGGCGCGAGGAGGTCCTTGCCGTAGGTCTGCGTCACCTCCTCCGGGCGGATCCCGAGAAGGCGGCACGCCGCGCGGTTCGCGCGGACGAAACGCGACTCGAGGTCCTCGTAGATGTAGGCGATCGGCGCTTCCTCGAAGAGATCGCGGTAGCTGCGTTCCCGCGCGAGGAGCTCCTGGTCCGCCCGCATCCGCTCCAGCTCCGCCGCGGCCCGCGCCGCAAAGATCCGGAACACGTCGACTCGGCGGGGCTCGTCGGGCATCTCCCGTTCGTCGAAGATCGCGAGGTGCCCGAGCGTCGTGCCGTTCGCGTCCCGCAGCGGCACGCCGAGATAACTCTCGATGCCCAGCTCGACGAGGGGGCGATCGTCGGGGAAGTTGACCTGCACGCCTCTCGGGTGGTGGCAGAGTCGACCCGCCACCACCTCTTCGCACGGAGTGCCGGCGAGCTCCCACTCCACGGCGGCCTCGAGGCGATCGCGGAACCAGAAGGCGAGGGTGCGCGCCCGCGACGGGGGAACGAACTCCGCGACGAAGGCGTAACGGGCGCCGGTCGCGATCGCGAGCTGGCGCGCCAGGCTCTCCAGGAACGCCGCGCCGGTGCCGGACGCCGTACCGGCCACCAGCGCCCGCAACACCTCGACGTCGTCGGGAACGGACGAGAACCCCTCGGACATGACCCACCGCCTTCCGCGTACGGCGATCGGCGGAGTCTAGCAGCGTGCGGCCCCACGACGGCTCGTGGGGAACCACGAACTTTCGTGGGGAAACCGCCCTGATTTGTAGGTTTTGCAGCCTTGGATCCGGGCAGCGGTCTTGCTTTGGGGGCAGACCAGGAGGAGCGCACGTGTTACGGATCACCGCCGCTCGGGACGCGGGCGTCGACTCGAGGCTGATCCTCGAGGGGCGGGTCGCCGGGGCGTGGGTGGGCGAGCTCGCCCGGGCCTGCGAGGCCGCACGCGTTCGCGGCCGCGGCCTCGTCCTCGACATGGCGGGCGTGGGGTTCGTCGATCCCGAGGGGGTGGAGCGGATCCGGCGACTCGTCGCCGAGGGCGTCGTGCTCCGGGACTGCTCCCCGTTCGTGCGCGCGTTATTGGAGGGTGCCTGCGATGACCGAGCTTCAGGGCGCTAGGTCTGCGACGTGGACGGGGAGCCGGGGCGCGGCTCCCCCGACGGACGCGGAGATCGTGGAGCGGATCCGGGGCGGCGACGCCGACGCATTCGCGGTTCTGGTGCGCCGTCACGGGGGCCGGATGCTCGCCGTGACGCGCCGGTTCCTGCGCGACGAGGACG
The sequence above is a segment of the Candidatus Polarisedimenticolaceae bacterium genome. Coding sequences within it:
- a CDS encoding GDYXXLXY domain-containing protein; the protein is MKHPWLPAAVVLCALQAAVPAGSIVRYEKTLRDGKPIKLRVEPVDPADAFRGRFVAILPTLIAPTDSIPGATGIEAWRWRGWAILEPDADGFARVVRVTDVRPEGADALRVRYGGPAWDRVDGEEPRLIGERLVSELDRYYMNERRAPAAEAAYREHASRAKNDAWIAVRLRDGVGVIEGLYVDGRPIEEAARP
- a CDS encoding DUF1801 domain-containing protein, with amino-acid sequence MQSKARTVRAYLDALPPDRRKAIEAVRKVILANMDEPIEEGMQYGMIGYAVPHRVYPAGYHCDPKQPLPFAGLASQKQHMSLYVMSVYGKPEEERWLRERWAAAGKKLDLGKCCIRFKSLDDVPLDVVGEMFRRVSAKEFIAYYESVVKRPAVKAAPPPRSAARRRKAPR
- a CDS encoding sigma 54-interacting transcriptional regulator, whose protein sequence is MSEGFSSVPDDVEVLRALVAGTASGTGAAFLESLARQLAIATGARYAFVAEFVPPSRARTLAFWFRDRLEAAVEWELAGTPCEEVVAGRLCHHPRGVQVNFPDDRPLVELGIESYLGVPLRDANGTTLGHLAIFDEREMPDEPRRVDVFRIFAARAAAELERMRADQELLARERSYRDLFEEAPIAYIYEDLESRFVRANRAACRLLGIRPEEVTQTYGKDLLAPDPENVRRVEQALAAMKTRGAEFSWVELELRRKDDGRPVWVRWWSRPEPDGKHTRTMIVDITDQVRMAREKARLEEQNLYLREEIQTVHNYEEIVGSSPALLRVLDAVGRVAPTDAAVLITGETGTGKELIARAVHSRSPRREKPLIKVNCAALPTGLVESELFGHERGAFSGAIARRIGRFELAHGGTIFLDEVGEIPPDVQVKLLRVLQEKEFERVGGNVTIRADVRVISATNRDLQRAVAEGRFRQDLYYRIAVFPLHLPPLRERKSDIPLLTRFIVDRFGARVGKRIRSIPEGAVARLSAYLWPGNVRELENVLERAVILASGDVLDIPVELLPAPAAAEPEPSTGLKASERRQILDALARTNWVIEGERGAARVLDMHPNTLRSRIKKLGLSRPG